One genomic region from Ralstonia pickettii DTP0602 encodes:
- a CDS encoding membrane protein has translation MELHMQSHRYAHRWPDWRAAALAGIVAGVVFLVLDLLAAMLMGVSAWKPLTMIAAVMLGPDVLTQAATFQMSVLVAAVVVHFVLSVVFALILATIMAPFRFDSSVGMASLVGALFGLVLYLVNFHGMTAAFPWFAEARGWVTAIAHIVFGLVAADSYLKLERHVDEPAGGAGVSTGA, from the coding sequence ATGGAACTTCATATGCAATCGCATCGCTACGCGCACCGGTGGCCGGACTGGCGTGCGGCGGCGCTGGCAGGCATCGTTGCCGGGGTGGTATTCCTCGTACTCGACCTGCTTGCGGCTATGTTGATGGGGGTCAGCGCCTGGAAACCGCTGACCATGATCGCCGCCGTCATGCTGGGCCCTGACGTGTTGACGCAAGCTGCCACCTTCCAGATGAGCGTGTTGGTCGCAGCCGTCGTGGTCCACTTCGTTCTCTCCGTCGTGTTCGCGCTGATCCTGGCGACGATCATGGCGCCCTTCCGCTTCGATTCGAGCGTCGGTATGGCCTCGCTGGTGGGAGCGCTTTTCGGTCTGGTCTTGTACCTGGTCAATTTCCACGGAATGACCGCGGCCTTCCCATGGTTTGCTGAAGCGCGAGGCTGGGTGACCGCCATTGCCCACATCGTGTTCGGCCTGGTCGCGGCCGACTCGTACCTGAAACTGGAGCGGCACGTAGACGAGCCCGCCGGCGGAGCTGGCGTCTCGACCGGTGCATAG
- a CDS encoding TonB-denpendent receptor, with protein MQNVAYPYQPVRERGTLTCFLLALLMHLLLGALLYYGVRWRSAAPEGVTAELWEAIPETAMTEPPTTPVPSAKPVEEEEADISLQEKQRKAERAAREEAQALRESRARAEAERKEAQRKAAEAQRQASTAQRQSELARLQAQAQAGSAGSGAGTGSAAKASSGYAERVRQRVKPNIIFNEEVSGNPAAVVAVHMAPDGSVLSTRLAKSSGNTAWDNAVLRAVSRSDPLPRDENGVAPANILITFWPKDLRGS; from the coding sequence ATGCAGAACGTCGCCTATCCCTATCAGCCCGTGCGTGAACGGGGCACCTTGACGTGCTTCCTGCTGGCCCTGCTCATGCACCTGCTGCTGGGTGCCCTGCTTTATTACGGCGTGCGTTGGCGCAGCGCGGCGCCGGAGGGCGTCACGGCCGAACTGTGGGAGGCCATCCCGGAAACGGCAATGACAGAGCCGCCAACCACCCCGGTGCCGAGCGCGAAGCCGGTCGAAGAGGAAGAGGCCGACATCTCGCTGCAGGAGAAACAGCGCAAGGCCGAGCGTGCCGCGCGAGAGGAAGCACAAGCGCTGCGCGAGAGCCGGGCCCGCGCAGAGGCTGAACGAAAGGAGGCACAGCGCAAGGCGGCGGAAGCGCAGCGCCAGGCCAGCACGGCCCAGCGCCAAAGCGAACTGGCACGGCTGCAGGCGCAGGCGCAGGCAGGCAGTGCCGGCTCCGGGGCCGGCACCGGCTCCGCCGCGAAGGCTTCGTCCGGGTATGCCGAGCGGGTGCGACAACGGGTCAAGCCGAACATCATCTTCAATGAAGAAGTCAGCGGCAATCCGGCAGCGGTAGTCGCCGTGCATATGGCGCCGGACGGCTCGGTGCTGTCGACGAGGCTCGCCAAGTCAAGCGGCAATACGGCCTGGGATAACGCTGTCCTCCGCGCGGTGTCGCGATCCGACCCGCTGCCGCGCGACGAAAACGGCGTCGCGCCGGCCAACATCTTGATTACCTTCTGGCCCAAGGACCTGCGCGGCTCGTAG
- a CDS encoding ferredoxin--NADP reductase (K00528: E1.18.1.2, fpr; ferredoxin--NADP+ reductase [EC:1.18.1.2]), whose product MSNLYQQSVLSVHHWTDTLFSFTCTRDPAFRFENGQFAMLGLEVNGRPLLRAYSIASPNYEDTLEFFSIKVPGGPLTSRLQHLREGDQIFVGKKPTGTLLVDNLLPGKTLWLLATGTGLAPFLSIIRDPEVYERYDKIVLTHTCRYVEELAYRELLSQHLPQHEYLGDLVREKLVYFPTVTREDFHNRGRITELIESGELFARIDVPSFSIENDRVMLCGSPDMLKEVRGLLEARGFLEGNMSEPGHFVLEKAFVG is encoded by the coding sequence ATGAGCAATCTCTACCAGCAATCCGTACTCTCCGTTCACCACTGGACCGACACGCTGTTCAGCTTCACCTGCACGCGCGACCCGGCCTTTCGCTTCGAGAATGGCCAGTTCGCCATGCTCGGCCTGGAAGTCAATGGCCGTCCGCTGCTCCGGGCCTACAGCATTGCCAGCCCCAACTACGAAGACACCCTGGAATTCTTCAGCATCAAGGTGCCGGGCGGCCCGCTGACCTCGCGCCTGCAGCACCTGCGCGAGGGCGACCAGATTTTCGTCGGCAAGAAGCCGACCGGCACGCTGCTGGTCGACAACCTGCTGCCCGGCAAGACCCTCTGGCTGCTCGCCACCGGCACCGGCCTGGCGCCGTTCCTGTCGATCATCCGCGACCCTGAGGTGTATGAGCGCTACGACAAGATCGTGCTCACCCACACCTGCCGTTATGTCGAGGAACTGGCCTATCGCGAACTGCTTTCCCAGCATCTGCCGCAGCATGAATACCTGGGCGACCTGGTCCGCGAAAAGCTGGTCTATTTCCCCACGGTCACGCGCGAGGACTTTCACAATCGCGGCCGCATCACCGAACTGATCGAATCGGGCGAACTGTTCGCGCGGATCGATGTTCCTTCGTTCTCCATCGAAAACGACCGCGTCATGCTGTGCGGCAGCCCCGATATGCTCAAGGAAGTGCGGGGCCTGCTGGAGGCGCGCGGCTTCCTCGAA